TTTTCCCGCAATGATAGCAATTGGTGACCAGAATTACCGGGCTTTGATCATTGATTATCGTCATATTCCCGAGATTATGGGCTTTCCAGAAAACCGAGAGTTCATTCAAAATCCCTTCGAAATCATCCGATTCAATCACTCTCCCGATCTTGATACCGATGTCTGTTCCCAGCCTTTTCATAATTGGCTTCGGGTTAAAACCATAGGCTTCCATACCATATCGGACCGTATGGAAAATATGGTGAATAAGAGAATCGCCATTAAGCCCCGGGAGCGCAATCTCTTCCAGATGCGAATCATATTGATCTCGCATTGGCTTCTCCGAACAGGCAAAGCATATCGAATTCAACACGAAATATTTTTTGCGCTTATCATTAGGATAAGTCCTTTCCTGTATCAGGTCTAATTTTTCAAGATCATCCAGGTGCACCGATATGGTGGATTTGGCTTTCCCTGATTCCTCCACAAGGTCGTCAAAAGAAGTTGTTCCTTTTCCCAGAAGCTCGAGTATCTTTAATTTCACAGGGCTGTCCAGAGCAACTATACCGGAATCGGTAGAATAAATCATAGTATTCTGGTCATTACCCATGTATTTCTAAATAGTCTTGGTAATATAAATAATGTTCGTTTTTGTACGAAACTTTACCTTACTAGGCTATTTCGGCAGGTCATTCAAACAATCGATCCAGCAACCATTCAGGATCGAATTTTACCAGGTCTTTATAACTCTGACCAACTCCAAGGAATAATATCGGTTTGCCTGTTGTGTATGCTATGGAGATCGCCGCCCCGCCTTTTGCATCTGCATCCTGTTTTGTAAGGATGCTTCCATTAAATGGCACCGCGCTGTTGAAAAGCTTGGCGCGTTCTACCGCGTCGTTCCCCGCAACGGCTTCATCCACGAAGATAACAAGATCCGGGCTGTTAACCCTGCAGACCTTCTTCAACTGGTCCATCAGGTTTATGTTGGTGTGCATTCTCCCCGCAGTGTCCGCAAGCACGACATCTTTGTGTTTTGCCCTGGCATATTGGATCGCATCGTATATTACGGCAGCGGGGTCTGCGCCTTCCTGGTGTTTTATTATCTTTATTCCAAGCGCTTCGGCATGCCTTTCGATCTGCTCGATGGCACCTGCGCGAAAAGTATCACCTGCCGCTATAACGATAGAATATCCCTGATCTTTGAAGCGCTCCGCCATTTTTGCGATAGTCGTAGTTTTACCCGTTCCGTTCACACCCACAAAAACAATGCTCACGGGCTTATTTGATTTTTTGACGAAAGCATCAAAATCAAAGGATTCTACAGAGATCACTTTTGATATTGCCTTTCTTAAGGCAGTTTCAACGATCTTTCCTGCATCTGAGCCGATCTTTCTCCGCGTCCCGACCAGTTCGGATTTCACCGAATCCACTATTTTTTCAGCCACAGGGAGCGCAACATCGCTTTCCATGAGAGCCATCTCAAGATCCCAAAGTGGGTCTTTCAGGCTTTTCTCATCGATGATGAATTCCTGTTCAAATACTGCGGCTTTTATTTTATCTAATACCCCTATCTTTTCAGCTGGCTTGACAGAAATTGCAGCCTCTGCGGGGGCAACTTTCTCGACCTCAGGTTTCGGGGGTTCCCCTATGATAGCCTCTTTTTCTTTCTCCTTTATTGCGCCCCCAAGGATCTTTTTGAAGCCGCCAAGCTTTTCTTTGAGCTTATCAAACATGGTTTGAATTCAAAAAAGTCTCCGCATTAAAAAACGGATTTTTATACAAAATCTTATTCAGCACGCATTGGCTGCTGGGATTGCTCGTGTTTTTGCGCGATCTTCTCGATATTCTCAAGTTCCTGGCCGAGTCTTGTGAGCGTAGTGTTCAGTTGCTCATTATATTTCGACAGCTCGTCTTTTCGTTTCTCAAGGAGGACCTTTGCATCATCGACCTTCTTTTCGACGCTCACTCCGGCGCCAATCCCTATCACCACCTTACCGGGATTGGTGAGGGTAGCGCTTACAAAAGAACCGAAACCGATAGGAACGAGCGTTTCCTTCCCTGCGGGTTCATCTTTCAAGGCAGCGATAGTGGTCAGTGCGGTCTCCACTTCTTTCACTGTCAACTGGACCATGTTCATTTGCTGGGCCACGGACTCGGCCTGATACTGGTATTGCTGGTGCTTTGCCCCCAATTCCTGGAGCTGCTGTGGTGTCAGTTTATCGCTCATCCTTAGCCTCTTCCGTTGATTCTATCTTTATCAGACGGCGCTCCAGGCCATGCTCGCTTCCGATCAATGAATATGCTTTATCAATGGCATTTTTTTTATTCAAGCTCGCTATCTTTTTGGTAAACCGTTCTTTTCGATCTCCTGCTTTGAAAGTTCCTTTCACTATAAAATTCATAATATCACCTGAATTGGGCATGTCTTATACCCTCAAAGATATATAACTACCTTTTTAACGAGACCGTTTCTATTTGTGTTGGTAGTTATCCTAAGATACAATATATAATTTAAAATATGGGTTGTGGGTAAATTGTAGTACTTTTACCAGTGATTTTATCTTTTCTATCATTGGTCAAATATTTGCACAGCGTACCATGCCTTTGAAATCTGGGAATTCAATATTTAATAATTTTACCAAAATTTTTAATTAATTCTTTACAAAGCTTTTCATCAATAGTAATATGCTCAAATTTGTTTAACATAATTAAAGAAGGAAGTTCTTTTTCAGCAACACTGCCTAACCAATCTGTAATTATCAAATCATCATCATTAATCCTCAATTTTTCCTCAAAATAATGTGACGGATAATAATCATCATGTAATACAATTTTACGCTGGGGGCTGATAGTTATACAATAGTAATATAAAAAATCAGGATTTTTTAAACCTTCAAGTTTCAGTTTTTTAATTTCCTGATTAATGATTTGTTTTGTAACGATTTCTACTTCATCAATTGTTTTTTTAAAATTATTATTAAATTCTAAACTATAATCATTGCCATGTGCGATTTTCTTATTTCTAAATTCTTGAACTCTTGAAATTATCCTATAGTCTATATAATTGGACTGGAGGAATTTTTTTAAATCTTCTGATGTCGACCGTTTTGATTTAACAAAATTTCTGGTGAATTCTTCTAAACATCTATAATAATTCATGAATTTTTCAATTTTCGTATTTGATAGTTTAGCGAGCGTAAACCAAATTAAAGCTTTTTGAAGTGATGAGTTAGGTTCTATATTTTGTTCTAATATTTTTAAATCATTTTCTAAAAATTTCCATTTTCCTAATCTTAATAGTTGAAAATCATCACTACTGGTCAATGTCAATCTCA
This DNA window, taken from Candidatus Methanoperedens sp., encodes the following:
- the pfdA gene encoding prefoldin subunit alpha, with translation MSDKLTPQQLQELGAKHQQYQYQAESVAQQMNMVQLTVKEVETALTTIAALKDEPAGKETLVPIGFGSFVSATLTNPGKVVIGIGAGVSVEKKVDDAKVLLEKRKDELSKYNEQLNTTLTRLGQELENIEKIAQKHEQSQQPMRAE
- the ftsY gene encoding signal recognition particle-docking protein FtsY, producing the protein MFDKLKEKLGGFKKILGGAIKEKEKEAIIGEPPKPEVEKVAPAEAAISVKPAEKIGVLDKIKAAVFEQEFIIDEKSLKDPLWDLEMALMESDVALPVAEKIVDSVKSELVGTRRKIGSDAGKIVETALRKAISKVISVESFDFDAFVKKSNKPVSIVFVGVNGTGKTTTIAKMAERFKDQGYSIVIAAGDTFRAGAIEQIERHAEALGIKIIKHQEGADPAAVIYDAIQYARAKHKDVVLADTAGRMHTNINLMDQLKKVCRVNSPDLVIFVDEAVAGNDAVERAKLFNSAVPFNGSILTKQDADAKGGAAISIAYTTGKPILFLGVGQSYKDLVKFDPEWLLDRLFE
- a CDS encoding ArsR family transcriptional regulator, with protein sequence MGNDQNTMIYSTDSGIVALDSPVKLKILELLGKGTTSFDDLVEESGKAKSTISVHLDDLEKLDLIQERTYPNDKRKKYFVLNSICFACSEKPMRDQYDSHLEEIALPGLNGDSLIHHIFHTVRYGMEAYGFNPKPIMKRLGTDIGIKIGRVIESDDFEGILNELSVFWKAHNLGNMTIINDQSPVILVTNCYHCGKMPNVGKTLCSMDEGIIEGVISSRLNLDWIVRETECCGTGHRHCRFVIQEI
- the rpl18a gene encoding 50S ribosomal protein L18Ae; protein product: MMNFIVKGTFKAGDRKERFTKKIASLNKKNAIDKAYSLIGSEHGLERRLIKIESTEEAKDER